A genomic region of Devosia ginsengisoli contains the following coding sequences:
- a CDS encoding alkylphosphonate utilization protein, with amino-acid sequence MTDANDDYVYDEQTGEWRPASELAAEAAAGPTVVDASGTVLADGDSVVLIKDLKVKGAGQTLKQGTVIKSIRLTDNLEEIDCRHDAIKGLVLRTEFVRKR; translated from the coding sequence ATGACCGATGCCAATGACGATTATGTCTATGACGAGCAGACCGGGGAGTGGCGCCCGGCTTCCGAACTGGCGGCCGAGGCCGCAGCCGGGCCGACCGTTGTCGACGCATCGGGTACTGTGTTGGCCGATGGCGATTCCGTCGTGCTGATCAAGGACCTCAAGGTCAAGGGTGCGGGCCAGACCCTCAAACAGGGCACAGTCATCAAGTCGATCCGGCTGACCGACAATCTCGAGGAAATCGACTGCCGCCACGACGCCATCAAGGGCCTCGTGCTGCGCACCGAATTCGTACGCAAACGCTGA
- a CDS encoding SAM-dependent methyltransferase, producing MALCTPDAAAVILFKPQFEVGRQNVGKGGIVTDEAAIAAALAEVTAFVAAQGFAHRLSVPSPIAGGDGNVETVLVFGRGDPS from the coding sequence CTGGCGCTCTGCACGCCCGATGCCGCGGCGGTCATCCTGTTCAAGCCGCAATTCGAGGTCGGCCGCCAAAATGTCGGCAAGGGCGGCATCGTGACGGACGAAGCCGCCATCGCCGCCGCACTGGCCGAGGTCACCGCCTTTGTCGCCGCGCAGGGCTTTGCCCATCGCCTGTCGGTTCCCTCGCCTATTGCCGGTGGCGATGGCAATGTGGAAACCGTATTGGTGTTCGGTCGCGGCGACCCCAGCTAG
- a CDS encoding TlyA family RNA methyltransferase → MSERIRLDLALEQRGLLPSRARARDAILRGTVTINGIAAIKPHQMVGPADTLALSDPAANYVSRAALKLLAGLDAGQIDVTGKTCLDVGASTGGFTQVLMERGAARIYAVDVGHDQLHSRLKGSDRVVSMEGVNARDLTSEMIPDPIDLLVSDISFVSVTKVLAAPWRSARPMPRRSSCSSRNSRSAAKMSARAAS, encoded by the coding sequence ATGAGCGAGCGCATCCGGCTCGATCTCGCCCTCGAACAGCGCGGTCTGCTGCCCAGCCGCGCCCGGGCTCGCGACGCCATCCTGCGCGGCACAGTCACCATCAACGGCATTGCCGCGATCAAGCCGCACCAGATGGTCGGCCCGGCTGACACGCTGGCGCTGAGCGACCCCGCCGCCAACTATGTGTCCCGCGCCGCCCTCAAGCTGCTTGCCGGGCTCGACGCCGGCCAGATCGATGTTACCGGCAAGACCTGTCTCGATGTCGGGGCCTCGACCGGCGGTTTCACCCAGGTCCTCATGGAGCGCGGCGCCGCCCGCATCTATGCCGTCGATGTCGGCCATGACCAGTTACATAGCCGCCTCAAGGGCAGCGATCGTGTCGTCAGCATGGAGGGCGTCAATGCCCGCGACCTGACGTCCGAGATGATCCCCGACCCCATCGACCTGCTGGTTTCCGATATCAGCTTCGTCTCCGTCACCAAGGTTCTCGCCGCCCCCTGGCGCTCTGCACGCCCGATGCCGCGGCGGTCATCCTGTTCAAGCCGCAATTCGAGGTCGGCCGCCAAAATGTCGGCAAGGGCGGCATCGTGA
- a CDS encoding SCO family protein yields MTTSSKSLRNFRIVLWALVAVVAIGATALYLFRPPARPLGVTGQPFELASTQGGNFTQDSLRGTPSLIFFGYTFCPDVCPTTLAETTAWREALGLTPEQLRIIFVTVDPARDTLDVVKGYVEGFDPSIIGLVGNEAQTEAVKAAFGVIGEKADGYAEDDPYYLVDHTALTFLIDADGTFKSTVSYEEASDTALAKVKRLVEG; encoded by the coding sequence ATGACAACCAGCTCCAAATCCCTTCGCAATTTCCGCATCGTGCTCTGGGCGCTGGTCGCCGTGGTGGCCATCGGCGCCACCGCGCTTTACCTGTTCCGCCCCCCGGCCCGCCCGCTGGGCGTCACCGGCCAGCCGTTCGAACTGGCCTCCACCCAGGGCGGCAATTTCACGCAGGACAGCCTCAGGGGCACGCCAAGCCTGATCTTTTTCGGCTACACCTTCTGTCCTGATGTCTGCCCCACCACATTGGCCGAAACCACCGCCTGGCGCGAAGCGCTCGGCCTCACGCCCGAACAGCTCCGCATCATCTTCGTCACGGTCGATCCGGCACGCGATACGCTCGATGTGGTCAAGGGCTATGTCGAAGGCTTCGATCCTTCCATCATTGGCCTGGTCGGTAACGAAGCGCAGACCGAAGCCGTCAAGGCCGCCTTTGGCGTGATTGGCGAAAAGGCCGATGGCTATGCCGAGGACGATCCCTATTACCTCGTCGATCACACCGCCCTGACCTTCCTCATCGATGCCGACGGCACTTTCAAAAGCACCGTGTCCTACGAGGAAGCCAGCGACACCGCACTCGCCAAGGTCAAGCGCCTGGTCGAGGGATGA
- a CDS encoding exodeoxyribonuclease VII small subunit, translated as MADNDDVKTLSFEAALAQLEEIVGKLESGRAPLAESIAIYERGEALKKHCEALLQAAEARIEKITLSRDGKPTGTEPLDA; from the coding sequence ATGGCCGACAATGACGACGTCAAGACGCTGAGCTTCGAGGCCGCTCTGGCCCAGCTCGAGGAAATCGTCGGCAAGCTCGAATCGGGCCGTGCACCCCTGGCCGAATCCATCGCCATCTATGAGCGCGGCGAAGCCCTCAAGAAGCATTGCGAAGCCCTGCTCCAGGCCGCTGAGGCCCGCATCGAGAAGATCACCCTCTCCCGCGACGGAAAGCCTACTGGCACCGAGCCGCTGGACGCGTAA
- a CDS encoding histone deacetylase family protein, translating into MTTLLVSQPNFADHVTPQGHPERADRIRAVEEALSRPRFDKLIRRNAPMGDLMLAELVHDSNYLAHLRNGRPAEGIGQLDADTFISANSLSAAATGLGGALAGLEAVLLGEVDNAFCAIRPPGHHAEIATPMGFCLINTAAIVAREAQRKYGAERVAIVDFDVHHGNGTQDIFKADPTVFYASSHQMPLYPGTGKASETGVGNIANAPLDPETGGESMREAYADRIIPALIDFAPDLILISAGFDAHERDPLAQLNWQSSDYGWLTGKLMDAAAQCCGNRIVSLLEGGYDLKGLAGGVSHHVAMLMDGATGRLED; encoded by the coding sequence GTGACCACGCTGCTCGTCAGCCAGCCGAATTTTGCCGACCATGTCACGCCGCAGGGTCACCCCGAGCGCGCCGACCGCATCCGCGCCGTCGAGGAGGCGCTGAGCCGTCCGCGCTTCGACAAGCTCATCCGCCGCAACGCCCCCATGGGCGACCTCATGCTGGCCGAACTGGTCCACGATTCCAACTACCTCGCCCATCTGCGCAATGGTCGCCCGGCCGAAGGCATCGGCCAGCTCGATGCCGACACCTTCATTTCCGCCAATTCCCTCTCCGCCGCCGCCACCGGGCTGGGCGGCGCATTGGCCGGGCTCGAAGCGGTGCTGCTGGGCGAAGTCGACAATGCCTTCTGCGCTATTCGCCCGCCCGGCCATCACGCCGAAATCGCCACGCCCATGGGCTTCTGCCTCATCAATACCGCGGCCATCGTCGCCCGCGAGGCGCAGCGCAAATATGGTGCCGAGCGCGTGGCCATCGTCGATTTCGACGTGCATCACGGCAATGGCACGCAGGACATTTTCAAGGCTGACCCCACGGTCTTTTACGCCTCCAGCCACCAGATGCCGCTCTATCCCGGCACCGGCAAGGCCAGCGAGACCGGTGTCGGCAATATCGCCAATGCGCCGCTCGATCCCGAGACCGGCGGGGAGAGCATGCGCGAGGCCTATGCCGACCGCATCATCCCGGCGCTGATCGATTTCGCACCCGATCTCATCCTCATCTCCGCCGGGTTCGACGCGCATGAACGCGACCCGCTGGCCCAGCTCAACTGGCAATCATCCGACTATGGCTGGCTCACGGGAAAGTTGATGGATGCCGCCGCGCAGTGCTGCGGCAACCGCATTGTGTCCCTGCTCGAAGGTGGCTATGACCTCAAGGGCTTGGCGGGCGGTGTTTCGCACCATGTCGCCATGCTGATGGACGGCGCCACCGGGCGCTTGGAAGACTAG
- a CDS encoding L-threonylcarbamoyladenylate synthase, with the protein MTDTAADPRTVAEAAALLRAGRLCAFPTETVYGLGADATNADAVLSIYETKGRPRFNPLIVHCADMQMASMLADFSPLALRLTALWPGSLTLVLPARKGNGLADVVMAGLDSVAIRIPDHKLALELIAAVGRPLAAPSANPSGRLSPTTAEQVRRGFAGKVPVLDGGPCRAGVESTIIQVEGDRLVQLRAGAVARREIERRLGVTVELAKKGGAVAAPGMLASHYAPNAQMRLNAEPLAGEAYLAFGDAPDFGGVMRNLSVTGDLHEAARNLFSMLHELDAAGVGVIAVAPVPEEGLGEAINDRLVRAAAPRE; encoded by the coding sequence ATGACCGACACCGCCGCCGACCCCCGAACCGTGGCCGAAGCCGCCGCCCTGCTGCGCGCGGGCAGGCTCTGCGCCTTTCCCACCGAAACCGTCTATGGACTGGGGGCGGATGCGACCAATGCCGACGCGGTGCTGTCGATCTACGAGACCAAGGGGCGGCCGCGCTTCAACCCGCTGATCGTGCATTGCGCTGACATGCAAATGGCAAGCATGCTTGCCGATTTCTCGCCGCTTGCCCTGAGATTGACTGCACTTTGGCCGGGAAGCCTGACGCTGGTGCTGCCGGCGAGGAAGGGCAATGGACTGGCCGATGTGGTCATGGCTGGGCTCGACAGCGTGGCGATCCGCATTCCCGATCACAAGCTGGCGCTGGAACTGATCGCGGCGGTAGGCCGGCCACTGGCAGCGCCGTCGGCCAATCCGTCGGGACGGCTGTCGCCGACCACGGCGGAGCAGGTGCGGCGGGGTTTTGCGGGGAAGGTGCCGGTGCTCGATGGCGGGCCATGCCGGGCGGGGGTGGAATCCACCATCATCCAGGTCGAGGGGGACCGACTGGTGCAGTTGCGGGCCGGGGCGGTGGCACGGCGGGAGATTGAGCGGCGGCTGGGTGTGACGGTGGAACTGGCTAAGAAGGGCGGTGCGGTGGCGGCGCCGGGCATGCTGGCGAGCCACTATGCGCCCAATGCGCAGATGCGGCTCAATGCCGAACCGCTTGCGGGCGAGGCCTATCTGGCGTTTGGGGATGCGCCGGACTTTGGCGGGGTGATGCGGAACCTGTCAGTGACGGGGGATCTGCACGAGGCGGCGCGGAATCTGTTCTCGATGCTGCATGAGCTGGATGCGGCGGGGGTGGGGGTGATTGCGGTAGCGCCGGTGCCCGAGGAGGGGTTGGGCGAGGCGATCAATGATCGGTTGGTGCGGGCGGCGGCGCCGCGGGAGTAG
- a CDS encoding DnaJ C-terminal domain-containing protein has translation MRDPYTVLGVPRSASEKDIKSAYRKLAKKYHPDQNPEDPAAHGKFAEATNAYDLLNDKDKRGQFDRGEIDADGNPKFAGFNPGAASRGARGGAGAAGGFSAEDILKEFMSGFGGQPRGGMGAGMGGGRGPTGGAQWDPFAGATAGGGRSMKGEDVVVNATISLEDAHQAKPIDVRMPSGKVLSVKIPAKVEEGQQIRLKGQGSPGLGEPGDALVTIRFEKSRQFRRDGADLRTDVALTLYEAVLGAKVRVPTLDGSVELNLPPGVDTSKALRLKGKGLYGDGDLYVNLRVVLPPGGDPDLEALARFMRDQKPYKVRD, from the coding sequence ATGCGCGATCCCTATACCGTGCTTGGGGTGCCAAGATCGGCGAGCGAGAAGGACATCAAGTCCGCCTATCGCAAGCTGGCCAAGAAGTATCACCCCGACCAGAACCCGGAAGATCCAGCGGCGCACGGCAAATTTGCCGAGGCGACGAATGCCTATGACCTGTTGAACGACAAGGACAAACGAGGCCAGTTCGACCGTGGCGAAATCGACGCCGACGGCAATCCGAAATTTGCCGGTTTCAATCCCGGCGCCGCCTCGCGCGGCGCCCGTGGCGGCGCTGGCGCAGCAGGCGGCTTTTCGGCCGAGGACATCCTCAAGGAATTCATGAGCGGCTTCGGCGGCCAGCCGCGCGGCGGCATGGGCGCAGGAATGGGCGGCGGCCGTGGCCCAACCGGCGGCGCCCAGTGGGACCCCTTTGCCGGCGCGACGGCAGGCGGTGGCCGCAGCATGAAAGGCGAGGATGTCGTGGTCAACGCCACCATCTCGCTGGAAGATGCCCACCAGGCCAAGCCGATCGACGTGCGGATGCCCTCGGGCAAGGTGCTCTCGGTCAAGATTCCAGCCAAGGTCGAGGAAGGCCAGCAGATCCGCCTCAAGGGCCAGGGTTCGCCCGGCCTCGGCGAACCCGGCGATGCGCTCGTCACCATCCGCTTCGAAAAGTCCAGGCAATTCCGCCGCGACGGCGCCGACCTGCGCACCGATGTCGCGCTGACACTCTACGAAGCCGTGCTCGGCGCCAAGGTCCGCGTGCCCACGCTCGACGGTTCGGTCGAACTCAACCTGCCCCCCGGCGTCGATACCTCAAAAGCCCTGCGCCTCAAAGGCAAGGGCCTCTATGGCGATGGCGACCTGTACGTAAACCTCCGCGTCGTCCTGCCCCCGGGTGGGGACCCGGACCTCGAAGCGCTGGCCAGATTCATGCGGGATCAGAAGCCGTATAAAGTGCGGGATTAA